A stretch of the bacterium genome encodes the following:
- a CDS encoding radical SAM protein: MDVLLINPPWYKRKGNIWRGINPILPPLGLAYIGSFLEREGVKVEILDAQAEGCSVSKIYNKLKTMKGVPNFIGITATTSTIGNALDVAQICKTIYPKSKVILGGVHPTALPDEVMKDENIDYVVRGEGEATFWEIVNGKKEEEILGLSYKSKGSVFHNIDRPVFKCLDDLPFPAYHLLPIEKYRPAIGAYKRLPAMSMLTTRGCPGHCTFCFGNFLGERTRYRSARNIVNEIKLLQSGYGIKEISFYDDVFTTFKSNIQDLCRLIIEENIDITWSCFSRVDFVDEATLRLMKKAGCHQICYGIESGNEQILRNIKKETSLDKAKEIIALTKSIGIETRTSFMFGNPGETEETMRETINFAVSLEPDIAIFNITTPYPGTEMFLWAKEKGYLKTTDWSKYDLSQSILELPTVNSKIVEYYYHTAYKKFYRRVNYLLKRLCRTQSVNDLKMDFQAAWTMFLQF, from the coding sequence ATGGATGTTTTATTAATTAATCCTCCCTGGTATAAGAGAAAGGGTAACATATGGAGAGGAATAAATCCTATCTTACCACCTCTCGGATTAGCCTACATAGGCTCTTTTCTTGAAAGAGAGGGAGTAAAGGTAGAAATTTTAGATGCCCAAGCTGAAGGATGTTCTGTTTCTAAAATATATAATAAATTAAAAACTATGAAAGGAGTTCCCAATTTTATTGGCATAACTGCTACTACCAGCACAATTGGTAATGCCTTAGATGTCGCTCAGATATGTAAAACAATTTACCCAAAATCTAAAGTTATATTAGGAGGAGTGCATCCAACAGCCTTACCGGATGAAGTAATGAAGGATGAGAATATCGATTATGTAGTCCGAGGAGAAGGTGAAGCGACTTTTTGGGAAATAGTAAATGGGAAAAAAGAGGAAGAGATTTTGGGCTTATCTTATAAATCAAAAGGAAGTGTATTTCACAATATTGATAGGCCTGTTTTTAAATGCTTAGATGATTTACCATTCCCAGCTTACCACCTTTTGCCAATAGAGAAATACCGTCCTGCCATAGGAGCATATAAGCGCCTGCCTGCAATGAGTATGCTCACTACACGAGGTTGTCCTGGTCATTGTACGTTTTGCTTTGGCAATTTTCTTGGAGAGAGAACACGCTATCGATCAGCGAGGAATATTGTCAACGAAATTAAACTACTTCAGAGCGGTTATGGGATAAAAGAAATTTCTTTCTATGATGATGTATTCACAACCTTTAAAAGTAATATTCAGGATTTGTGTCGTCTTATAATAGAAGAAAATATTGATATAACATGGTCATGTTTTTCACGAGTAGATTTTGTGGATGAAGCAACTCTCAGGTTAATGAAAAAAGCTGGTTGTCACCAGATATGCTATGGGATTGAGTCGGGAAACGAGCAGATACTGAGAAATATCAAAAAGGAAACATCATTAGATAAGGCTAAAGAGATTATTGCATTAACTAAGTCGATAGGTATAGAGACAAGGACCTCATTTATGTTTGGAAATCCGGGAGAGACAGAAGAAACAATGAGAGAGACTATCAATTTTGCTGTCTCTCTTGAGCCCGATATAGCAATCTTCAATATTACTACCCCTTATCCAGGCACAGAGATGTTTCTCTGGGCTAAAGAAAAAGGCTACCTCAAAACCACAGATTGGTCCAAATACGACCTTTCTCAATCCATACTAGAACTTCCAACAGTGAATAGCAAAATAGTTGAATATTATTACCATACAGCTTACAAAAAGTTCTATAGACGAGTAAACTATTTACTTAAAAGACTGTGCAGAACACAATCAGTTAACGACTTAAAAATGGATTTCCAAGCAGCTTGGACAATGTTTCTCCAATTTTAA
- a CDS encoding oligosaccharide flippase family protein, with amino-acid sequence MQLSITKNIVRNTVFNIIGHFWGIIVGFLLIPYIIHYIGVQKFGIWAIVGVITGYFSLLDLGIGTPIVKYIAEFYTKREDLKINKLVNSGLVFYLGLSLFIIVIGFSFIQYILGFFNISPELEGDAIFALKIGLISFAIINISSVYRAIQVGLQRMDVSNKIDIVISGLNIIGTISFLELGYGFRGLMVNIALVTTVAGIVNLIIGYKIYPALNFNPFAIDKTIIKKLISFGTKLRVINIACLINDSLDKLLIGHFLLMGLVTFYELGQRVVYKARTFLAMFTSAVIPVASELDALQDERRLQELYIRGLKYLNFLLFPIMGFIFVIAPVFMLAWMGLGYTLSTRVIQILAVVMLLNIQTVMGYHIGIGIGKVEIQVKAYLLAMGLNFLFSIPLIIKYGFFGTVIGTAIALFIGSLLFIIRFNNFLKIPFNGFIKRTTIVPLIATLVSGIITYALLYILGLYSLSLSRLTNLCICGVSGLIFLGIYTLIVLKSNFLDDYDKAILKNLYKLAA; translated from the coding sequence ATGCAACTCTCAATAACAAAGAATATTGTCAGGAATACTGTATTTAATATAATTGGCCATTTTTGGGGAATAATAGTGGGCTTTTTACTTATTCCCTACATCATTCATTACATAGGAGTACAGAAATTTGGCATATGGGCAATTGTAGGAGTGATAACAGGCTATTTTAGTTTACTTGACCTTGGAATCGGTACCCCTATTGTAAAATATATAGCTGAGTTTTACACTAAAAGAGAAGATTTAAAAATAAATAAACTCGTAAATTCAGGACTTGTTTTCTACCTCGGACTATCCCTATTTATTATTGTTATCGGTTTTAGTTTTATACAGTATATACTTGGTTTCTTTAATATCTCTCCTGAACTTGAGGGCGATGCTATATTTGCACTCAAAATAGGGTTGATTAGCTTTGCAATTATAAACATATCCAGTGTTTATAGGGCTATACAGGTAGGGTTACAACGTATGGATGTATCAAATAAAATTGATATTGTGATTTCTGGTTTAAACATCATTGGCACTATTAGTTTTTTGGAACTTGGTTATGGATTTAGGGGACTTATGGTGAACATTGCTTTGGTAACAACAGTCGCTGGAATAGTAAATTTAATTATTGGATATAAGATTTACCCAGCCCTTAATTTCAACCCTTTTGCAATAGATAAAACAATTATTAAAAAACTGATTAGTTTCGGAACTAAACTGCGTGTGATTAATATAGCCTGCCTTATTAATGATTCACTTGATAAACTACTTATCGGTCATTTCTTATTAATGGGACTTGTCACATTTTACGAACTTGGGCAAAGGGTTGTATACAAAGCAAGAACCTTCTTGGCTATGTTTACATCAGCAGTAATCCCTGTAGCCTCTGAGCTTGATGCCTTACAAGACGAAAGGAGGCTGCAAGAGCTTTATATTAGGGGATTAAAGTATTTGAATTTTTTGTTATTTCCTATTATGGGATTTATATTTGTTATAGCACCTGTCTTTATGTTAGCGTGGATGGGACTGGGCTATACTTTATCAACAAGGGTAATACAAATCCTTGCAGTAGTTATGCTCCTGAATATTCAGACTGTAATGGGATACCACATTGGTATAGGAATTGGAAAAGTAGAAATACAAGTAAAGGCGTATCTACTTGCAATGGGTTTGAACTTTTTGTTTTCTATCCCTTTGATAATAAAATACGGATTCTTTGGCACAGTGATTGGTACTGCAATAGCACTATTTATTGGTTCGCTTCTGTTTATTATACGGTTTAATAACTTCTTGAAAATACCATTTAATGGTTTCATTAAGCGAACTACAATAGTGCCACTGATTGCGACTCTGGTATCAGGAATAATAACCTACGCCCTATTATACATTTTGGGTCTCTATAGCTTAAGTCTATCGAGGTTGACAAATTTATGTATATGTGGGGTGAGTGGGCTCATTTTTTTAGGAATTTACACACTTATCGTATTGAAGTCAAATTTTTTAGACGACTATGACAAGGCTATTTTAAAGAACTTATACAAGTTGGCAGCATAG
- a CDS encoding class I SAM-dependent methyltransferase has translation MYSVDNYAYEVLKAFTLTRNYTKWILNMIKPYLGNRILEVGCGIGNLTKELKNYGQLVGIDISSYFIQHIKINYPDLEFHKFDITDINVLSLKNKSFDTIVCVNVLEHIKDDCKALVNMFELLQPKGHLLLMVPAIQWAYGTMDIRVGHWRRYSKEELNDKLKQSGFYVERIFFYNLTGLFSWFVNSRILKRKQYPILQTMLFDKFLPLLVGVERIANLACRQTGLPK, from the coding sequence ATGTACTCTGTTGATAACTATGCTTATGAGGTATTGAAGGCTTTTACGTTGACACGTAACTATACTAAATGGATTCTTAATATGATAAAGCCTTATTTAGGGAATAGAATTCTTGAAGTTGGTTGTGGAATTGGAAATCTAACTAAAGAGCTTAAAAATTATGGTCAATTGGTAGGTATAGATATATCTTCATACTTTATTCAGCACATAAAGATAAATTATCCTGACTTAGAATTTCATAAGTTTGATATTACTGATATCAATGTTCTCTCTCTTAAAAACAAAAGTTTTGATACAATTGTCTGCGTTAATGTGCTTGAACATATCAAAGATGACTGTAAAGCTTTAGTAAATATGTTTGAATTACTTCAGCCTAAAGGGCACCTTTTACTTATGGTCCCAGCTATCCAATGGGCTTATGGGACAATGGATATTAGGGTTGGACATTGGCGACGATACAGCAAAGAAGAACTGAACGATAAGCTGAAGCAGTCGGGCTTCTATGTAGAAAGGATATTTTTTTATAATTTAACAGGATTATTTAGCTGGTTTGTGAACAGCAGGATTTTGAAAAGGAAGCAATATCCAATACTTCAGACGATGTTATTTGATAAATTTTTGCCCCTATTGGTAGGAGTAGAAAGAATAGCTAATCTTGCCTGTCGGCAGACAGGTCTTCCAAAATAG